A window of the Syntrophothermus lipocalidus DSM 12680 genome harbors these coding sequences:
- a CDS encoding CoA-transferase subunit beta, whose product MSAKNEYAKPGEYKPIDLLAVSAAREVRDGDVVFAGTGLPMLAIMLAQLSHAPNAVCIYEAGSVDGRAIDLPTSVGDARCAYQAAIAAGLTEAFFGQLHCGYVDLGFLGGAEIDKYGNVNTTVVGNYAKPKKRFTGSGGNPDINSLARRSVYIMVQEKRRFKEHVDYITAPGWRIKKWPSGEWAPRKEVYGKFFRGGIDTVITDMGVFRFDEEGIMYLDTVHPGFSVEDVKNNVDFDLNISRVSGETHPPTYLDIELLYTKVDPEGIFLP is encoded by the coding sequence ATGTCGGCCAAGAACGAATACGCCAAGCCGGGTGAATACAAACCCATTGACCTGTTGGCAGTATCTGCTGCCCGGGAGGTACGGGACGGTGACGTGGTGTTTGCCGGAACTGGCCTGCCTATGCTGGCCATAATGCTGGCCCAACTTTCGCACGCCCCGAACGCGGTCTGCATCTATGAAGCAGGGTCTGTTGACGGCCGGGCTATTGACCTGCCGACCTCAGTCGGAGATGCCCGCTGCGCTTACCAGGCAGCCATCGCAGCTGGACTTACAGAGGCATTCTTCGGGCAGCTCCACTGCGGCTATGTTGACCTTGGCTTCTTGGGAGGAGCCGAGATAGACAAATATGGCAATGTGAATACTACTGTCGTCGGTAATTACGCCAAACCCAAGAAGCGCTTCACCGGGAGTGGCGGTAACCCCGACATCAACTCTTTGGCCAGGAGATCAGTCTATATCATGGTCCAAGAGAAAAGAAGATTCAAAGAACACGTCGATTACATTACTGCTCCTGGATGGCGCATAAAGAAATGGCCGAGCGGTGAGTGGGCGCCGAGGAAAGAGGTATACGGGAAGTTCTTCCGCGGAGGCATAGACACGGTTATCACTGATATGGGGGTCTTCCGTTTTGACGAAGAAGGTATTATGTACCTAGACACGGTTCACCCCGGGTTCTCGGTGGAAGATGTGAAGAACAACGTAGATTTCGACCTCAATATTTCCAGGGTAAGCGGGGAGACACACCCTCCTACCTACCTGGATATTGAGCTCCTTTACACCAAAGTAGACCCCGAAGGAATATTCCTGCCTTAA
- a CDS encoding DUF6125 family protein, with the protein MGEGVALQEERAVERAEIERPEDMSQEQLARFLVDLVHRVMVHHTLWFREVEYQLGMPQALDILQIALTDAYNVQMRRFSKVFGFEMEKGIPKPLLEMPREKLIEVIDNLALNWLAVDGVWFQAVERTVGMFDAKRCNDTCWTRFSPFEAWSIKRLLGLPDQAGLEGLKKALRFRLYSRINVQTIIDESPNSIIFQMNDCRVQSARKSKGLEDYPCKSAGVVEYRTFASTIDSRIKTECIGCPPDEHPEEWWCAWRFYIPSDD; encoded by the coding sequence GTGGGCGAGGGAGTAGCCCTGCAGGAAGAGAGGGCCGTAGAAAGAGCAGAAATCGAGAGGCCCGAGGACATGAGCCAAGAACAATTGGCACGGTTTTTGGTTGATCTCGTGCATCGGGTTATGGTACACCATACCCTTTGGTTCAGGGAGGTCGAATACCAGCTCGGTATGCCGCAGGCTTTGGACATTCTGCAAATAGCCCTGACCGATGCATACAACGTTCAGATGAGGAGATTCTCCAAAGTATTTGGGTTTGAAATGGAAAAAGGAATACCCAAGCCGCTATTAGAAATGCCCAGGGAAAAACTGATAGAAGTTATTGATAACCTTGCCCTCAACTGGTTGGCGGTAGATGGTGTCTGGTTTCAAGCGGTGGAAAGAACCGTGGGTATGTTCGACGCCAAGCGCTGCAACGACACCTGCTGGACCAGGTTTTCACCGTTTGAGGCCTGGTCAATCAAAAGGCTTTTGGGTTTGCCGGACCAGGCGGGATTGGAAGGCCTGAAAAAAGCTTTGAGGTTCAGACTGTATTCCAGGATTAATGTACAGACGATTATCGACGAATCGCCTAACAGCATAATATTCCAGATGAACGACTGCCGGGTTCAGAGCGCTCGTAAGAGCAAGGGGCTGGAAGACTACCCGTGTAAATCGGCAGGGGTCGTGGAGTACCGGACATTTGCCAGCACTATCGATTCCCGGATAAAGACCGAGTGTATAGGCTGCCCTCCGGACGAGCATCCAGAGGAATGGTGGTGTGCTTGGCGCTTTTATATACCCAGTGATGACTGA